Proteins co-encoded in one Bemisia tabaci chromosome 9, PGI_BMITA_v3 genomic window:
- the LOC140225408 gene encoding uncharacterized protein, with the protein MGDSGDTGCTDTGHIGHNMHGLRFGHDLGYNMHGLGYNMHGPDTTYTAPDTTYTDTAGHSNPDPINPFDPTYIGPHYGIHDPGYHTRMMDESMLMSTTPGTGRSSSGPQSQTTQDPCMSCCLCCFGLVTIGFLFFVFYTLVSRAS; encoded by the coding sequence ATGGGTGACAGCGGAGACACCGGCTGCACAGACACCGGCCACATCGGACACAACATGCATGGCCTCAGATTCGGGCATGACCTCGGATATAACATGCATGGCCTCGGATACAACATGCACGGCCCAGATACAACATACACGGCCCCGGATACAACATACACGGACACAGCAGGACACTCGAACCCGGATCCGATAAACCCTTTCGACCCCACATACATCGGGCCGCACTACGGAATTCACGATCCGGGATATCACACAAGAATGATGGATGAAAGTATGCTGATGTCCACGACCCCAGGGACGGGTAGAAGTTCTAGCGGACCGCAGAGCCAAACTACACAGGACCCCTGCATGAGCTGCTGTTTGTGTTGCTTTGGTCTAGTGACCATAGGGTTTCTTTTCTTTGTATTCTATACTTTAGTTTCCAGAGCGTCTTGA